The following coding sequences are from one Arthrobacter sp. PvP023 window:
- a CDS encoding FBP domain-containing protein: protein MQKITAQQIRSSFINASRSEAAKLTLPRDFDSLDWDSLDFLGWRDAKMPLRGYLVVPGRLGLTGIMLRAPEGGAKKSRSVLCELCRDVFSRDDVLLWVAKRAGQSGRNGNTIGTLICADFLCSGNVRVEPPVNEINPDPAAVVLRQVDGLIARTELFINRVQGR from the coding sequence ATGCAAAAAATCACTGCCCAGCAGATCCGTTCATCGTTCATCAATGCCAGCCGTTCCGAGGCCGCCAAACTCACCCTGCCCCGGGATTTTGACTCCTTGGACTGGGACAGCCTGGACTTTTTGGGGTGGCGGGACGCCAAGATGCCGCTCCGCGGCTACCTCGTAGTCCCGGGACGCTTGGGGTTAACAGGGATCATGCTCCGCGCTCCGGAGGGCGGAGCCAAGAAGAGCCGGTCCGTACTGTGCGAACTATGCCGCGACGTTTTCTCCAGGGACGACGTCCTGTTGTGGGTTGCCAAACGTGCCGGTCAGTCAGGCCGGAACGGCAACACGATAGGGACGCTGATCTGCGCCGACTTCCTGTGCAGCGGGAACGTCCGCGTGGAACCGCCGGTCAATGAGATCAACCCCGACCCGGCCGCCGTCGTTCTCCGGCAGGTCGACGGACTGATAGCGCGGACGGAACTGTTCATCAACCGGGTTCAAGGACGCTAG
- a CDS encoding TetR/AcrR family transcriptional regulator, with amino-acid sequence MSAAVVSSRDAILDSAGRLFGERGYRGVTVRDIASDAGVSAALVMKLFGSKEKLFAAAKPDESLLSDLDVPASELGATLVFRVLMRRERGLKEPWAMLPFTIQDSPTPDAARAETRERYLAAMASLLKDATPDRRYASTVVALMTGFGEAVRTLGMFDGWDFDDLVAHYGAIVQAQVDACGEIRT; translated from the coding sequence GTGAGCGCGGCCGTGGTGTCCAGCCGCGACGCCATCCTGGATTCGGCAGGCAGGCTGTTCGGCGAGCGGGGCTACCGCGGCGTGACGGTCCGCGACATCGCCTCCGACGCCGGTGTTTCAGCAGCCCTCGTAATGAAGCTTTTCGGCTCCAAGGAAAAACTGTTTGCCGCCGCCAAACCGGACGAGTCGCTGCTGTCCGATCTCGATGTCCCGGCATCCGAGCTGGGTGCGACGCTGGTGTTCCGCGTACTGATGCGCCGGGAGCGCGGGCTGAAAGAGCCGTGGGCCATGCTTCCGTTCACCATCCAGGACTCCCCGACGCCCGACGCCGCCCGCGCAGAAACGCGCGAACGGTACCTTGCGGCCATGGCCAGTCTGCTGAAGGATGCGACGCCGGACCGGCGTTACGCCTCCACCGTCGTCGCGCTCATGACCGGCTTTGGCGAGGCGGTGAGGACGCTCGGCATGTTCGACGGCTGGGACTTCGACGACCTGGTGGCCCACTACGGGGCGATTGTGCAGGCGCAGGTCGACGCCTGCGGCGAGATCCGAACGTAA
- a CDS encoding MFS transporter: MPPSRNRSMSPGAITAVLALSGTVVALMQTLVVPLLPDFPGILGVTADDASWLVTATLLSSAVATPIVSRSADMYGKRKMMVICLAIMVAGSIVAAVGGSFLWLIVGRALQGFSSALIPVGISIMRDELPKEKMGSAVALMSATLGIGSALGLPLAGLLYESLGWESIFWVSGGAGTLLLAAVVLVVPESKVRTPGRFDYLGAVILSAALAALLLGISKGGSWGWSSEPVLLLFLAAAILLAAWLPYELKVSQPMVDLRTSGRRPVLLTNLASLLVGFAMFANMLLTTQQLQLPTSTGYGFQLSVITAGLCMVPSGLAMVVFAPVSGGIIRRFGGKSALIAGAAVMVVGYVGRVFFFDSITSVIIGSTVVSIGTAIAYAAMPTLIMGAVPITETASANGLNSLVRSIGTSTSSAAVAAVLTSVTITVGSARLPSFEAFKDVFWMAALASAASMVAAVFIPRAAAAAKAAVPAPAAIELVVQGRVLTAERRPVTPAVVTVLQTSGEPVDWSRVDSDGNYSVALPGAGTYLMVANAAGWAPMAEVFDFDGRTLQQNFHLEDRLELAGTATVGGAALTDAVVTLLQASGEHVATVRTDSNGRYSLPLPLAGRYIVTLLNPATHQAMARKLAVDNRSVTADLAMDAPAVQLVDA; the protein is encoded by the coding sequence ATGCCCCCATCCCGCAATAGATCCATGTCCCCCGGCGCCATCACGGCCGTCCTTGCGCTGAGCGGCACGGTGGTGGCGCTGATGCAGACCCTCGTGGTGCCGCTCCTTCCGGACTTCCCCGGGATCCTCGGCGTGACGGCCGACGACGCCTCCTGGCTGGTCACCGCCACGCTGCTCTCAAGCGCCGTGGCCACCCCGATCGTGTCCCGCAGCGCGGACATGTACGGCAAACGGAAAATGATGGTGATCTGCCTCGCCATCATGGTTGCCGGCTCCATCGTGGCCGCCGTGGGGGGAAGCTTCCTCTGGCTCATCGTGGGCCGGGCACTGCAGGGGTTCTCCTCGGCCTTGATTCCCGTGGGCATCAGCATCATGCGCGACGAACTGCCCAAGGAAAAGATGGGGTCCGCCGTGGCCCTGATGAGCGCCACGCTGGGCATCGGCAGCGCCCTGGGCCTGCCGCTGGCCGGGCTGCTATACGAAAGCCTGGGCTGGGAGTCCATCTTCTGGGTTTCCGGTGGTGCCGGCACGCTGCTGCTCGCCGCCGTCGTTCTGGTGGTTCCCGAATCCAAGGTGCGCACGCCGGGCCGGTTCGACTATCTCGGCGCGGTGATTCTTTCCGCGGCACTGGCAGCGCTGCTCCTGGGCATCTCCAAGGGCGGATCGTGGGGCTGGAGTTCCGAACCGGTGCTGCTTCTGTTCCTCGCCGCCGCCATCCTCCTGGCCGCGTGGCTGCCCTACGAGCTGAAGGTCAGCCAGCCGATGGTGGACCTCCGCACCTCCGGCCGGCGCCCTGTCCTCCTGACCAACCTGGCATCCCTGCTGGTGGGCTTCGCCATGTTCGCCAACATGCTGCTGACCACCCAGCAGCTCCAACTGCCCACCTCCACCGGTTACGGTTTCCAGCTGAGCGTGATCACCGCCGGCCTCTGCATGGTTCCCTCTGGCCTGGCCATGGTGGTCTTCGCTCCCGTTTCCGGCGGCATCATCCGGCGGTTCGGCGGGAAGTCGGCGCTGATCGCGGGCGCGGCGGTCATGGTGGTGGGGTACGTGGGCCGCGTTTTCTTCTTCGATTCCATTACCTCGGTGATCATCGGCTCCACGGTGGTCAGCATCGGAACCGCCATCGCCTACGCCGCGATGCCCACCCTGATCATGGGGGCCGTGCCCATTACGGAAACCGCGTCGGCTAACGGCCTCAACAGCCTGGTGCGGTCCATTGGAACCTCGACGTCGAGTGCAGCCGTCGCCGCCGTCCTCACCTCAGTGACCATCACCGTGGGATCGGCCCGGCTGCCGTCCTTCGAGGCATTCAAGGACGTCTTCTGGATGGCGGCACTGGCGTCCGCGGCCTCCATGGTGGCTGCCGTGTTCATCCCGCGCGCCGCGGCCGCAGCCAAGGCGGCGGTCCCTGCGCCGGCCGCCATCGAGCTGGTGGTGCAGGGGCGCGTCCTGACGGCCGAACGCCGCCCGGTCACTCCCGCCGTCGTCACCGTCCTGCAGACAAGCGGCGAACCGGTGGACTGGAGCCGGGTGGACAGCGACGGCAACTATTCCGTGGCGCTCCCCGGAGCAGGCACATACCTGATGGTGGCCAACGCCGCCGGCTGGGCGCCAATGGCGGAGGTGTTCGACTTCGACGGCCGCACGCTCCAGCAGAATTTCCACCTGGAAGACCGCCTGGAACTGGCCGGAACCGCCACCGTGGGAGGCGCGGCCCTCACGGACGCGGTAGTAACCCTGCTGCAGGCCTCCGGCGAGCACGTGGCCACGGTCCGCACCGATTCCAACGGTCGCTATTCACTGCCGCTACCCTTGGCCGGGCGCTACATCGTGACCTTGCTGAACCCGGCGACCCACCAGGCGATGGCCCGGAAGCTGGCAGTGGACAACCGCTCGGTAACCGCGGACCTGGCGATGGACGCGCCCGCCGTACAGCTGGTGGACGCGTGA
- a CDS encoding iron-siderophore ABC transporter substrate-binding protein: MTSPLFSGPGAGRSGFAAGPSRRVLLKTAGKATAVLAAAALSLTACSTGPAASGTGTAAAGQSASSQFPVTIQHVFGETIIESQPQRVVTVSWVNDDVALALGVVPVGVPKNEWGGNDKGSTPWKDAKLEELGAGFGTEKAPVQFSEADGINFTEIAKLNPDVILGAYSGLTEEDYKKLSEIAPVVAHPEIAYGTSWQDSTSIIGKALGKETEATKLISDTEATIKDKVSKYPQLAGKSFIYGNLEPAKSDGVNVYTANDNRPRFLSEIGMKLAPVVEENSKGSKEFFIPWSAEKANELESDIFVTWVPDSATTDSIKADPLLGQIPAIKDGALVADSDNTLTLSISASSPLSLPWSLDTFLPQLANAADAVK; this comes from the coding sequence GTGACTTCCCCCCTCTTCTCCGGCCCGGGCGCCGGCCGCAGCGGCTTTGCCGCCGGTCCGTCCCGCCGCGTGCTGCTCAAGACCGCCGGCAAGGCAACTGCCGTGCTGGCAGCAGCCGCACTCTCGCTGACCGCCTGCTCCACCGGTCCGGCGGCATCCGGTACCGGCACTGCAGCGGCCGGCCAGTCCGCCAGCTCGCAGTTCCCGGTCACCATCCAGCACGTCTTCGGCGAGACCATCATTGAGTCCCAGCCGCAGCGCGTGGTCACGGTTTCCTGGGTCAACGACGACGTCGCACTCGCCCTGGGTGTTGTTCCCGTGGGCGTCCCCAAGAACGAATGGGGCGGCAACGACAAGGGCTCCACGCCGTGGAAAGACGCCAAGCTGGAAGAGCTGGGTGCCGGCTTCGGCACTGAAAAGGCACCGGTCCAGTTCTCCGAGGCGGACGGCATCAACTTCACCGAGATCGCCAAGCTCAACCCGGACGTCATCCTGGGCGCCTACTCCGGCCTGACGGAAGAGGACTACAAGAAGCTCAGCGAGATCGCGCCGGTGGTCGCCCACCCCGAGATCGCCTACGGCACGTCCTGGCAGGATTCCACCAGCATCATCGGCAAGGCCCTGGGTAAGGAAACCGAGGCCACCAAGCTGATCTCGGACACCGAAGCCACCATCAAGGACAAGGTCTCCAAGTATCCTCAGCTGGCCGGCAAGAGCTTCATCTACGGCAACCTGGAGCCAGCCAAGAGCGACGGCGTCAACGTCTACACCGCGAACGACAACCGTCCGCGCTTCCTCTCGGAGATCGGGATGAAGCTCGCCCCGGTTGTGGAGGAAAACTCGAAGGGCTCCAAGGAGTTCTTCATCCCGTGGTCCGCTGAAAAGGCCAACGAGCTCGAATCCGACATCTTCGTGACCTGGGTTCCTGATTCCGCCACCACCGATTCCATCAAGGCCGATCCCCTGCTGGGCCAGATCCCGGCCATCAAGGACGGCGCCCTGGTTGCCGACTCGGACAACACACTCACGCTGTCCATTTCGGCGTCGTCGCCCCTGAGCCTGCCGTGGTCGCTGGACACGTTCCTGCCCCAGCTGGCCAACGCAGCGGATGCAGTGAAGTAG
- a CDS encoding iron ABC transporter permease, translating to MTPSTTTARRDGAFSPPSGRPAAGKQATWLLAAVVVLVLVSAVSLAVGARGLPLGTVWEALMQFDPGNGDHAVVHARIPRTVLGLLAGGSLGLAGAAMQGVARNPLADPGIMGVNAGAALAVVTGIYVFGISSLTGYIWFAFIGAAAAAAVVYLVASLGRDGATPVKLALAGAALSAGLYSLMNVILVSSQDTLDRFRFWQVGGIAGRDWSVVLPGVPFLILGAGIVLATGRILNSLALGDDIARGLGQRVGLVRGMTALGIVLLCGSATALAGPIGFVGLVIPHAVRFLTGPDYRWILPFSLVLAPVLLLSADILGRVVLLPGEVPAGIMTALVGAPVFVWLVRRGKGAGL from the coding sequence ATGACACCAAGTACGACGACGGCGCGCCGCGACGGCGCGTTCAGCCCGCCTTCCGGCCGCCCCGCTGCAGGCAAGCAGGCCACGTGGCTGCTGGCCGCCGTCGTCGTACTCGTCCTTGTTTCCGCGGTATCGCTGGCCGTCGGCGCCCGCGGTCTTCCCCTCGGCACCGTGTGGGAGGCCCTCATGCAATTCGATCCCGGCAACGGTGACCACGCGGTGGTCCATGCACGCATCCCGCGCACCGTCCTTGGCCTGCTCGCCGGCGGGTCCCTCGGCCTGGCCGGCGCCGCCATGCAGGGCGTGGCCCGCAACCCGCTGGCCGACCCCGGCATTATGGGGGTCAACGCCGGCGCCGCCCTGGCCGTTGTCACCGGCATTTATGTTTTCGGGATCTCCTCCCTGACCGGCTACATCTGGTTCGCGTTCATCGGCGCCGCGGCCGCTGCCGCCGTCGTCTACCTGGTCGCCTCCCTCGGCCGGGACGGTGCGACGCCGGTGAAGCTGGCCCTCGCGGGCGCCGCACTGAGCGCCGGCCTGTATTCCCTCATGAACGTCATCCTGGTCTCGAGCCAGGACACCCTGGACCGGTTCCGGTTCTGGCAGGTGGGCGGAATCGCCGGACGCGACTGGTCGGTCGTTCTGCCCGGCGTGCCGTTCCTTATTCTCGGTGCGGGCATCGTGCTGGCTACCGGCCGCATCCTCAACAGCCTGGCGCTGGGCGATGACATTGCGCGCGGGCTCGGCCAGCGCGTGGGGCTGGTCCGCGGTATGACTGCCTTGGGCATCGTGCTGCTGTGCGGGTCCGCCACCGCCCTCGCCGGGCCCATCGGCTTTGTGGGGCTCGTCATTCCGCACGCCGTCCGCTTCCTGACCGGGCCCGACTACCGCTGGATCCTGCCGTTTTCCCTCGTCCTGGCCCCGGTGCTCCTGCTTTCCGCGGACATCCTGGGCCGGGTGGTCCTTCTGCCAGGCGAAGTCCCGGCGGGAATCATGACGGCCCTCGTGGGCGCGCCCGTCTTCGTATGGCTGGTCCGGCGCGGGAAGGGGGCCGGACTGTGA
- a CDS encoding iron chelate uptake ABC transporter family permease subunit — protein sequence MLSRTVLSRTAILAFAVVVLFAVSVLLGSYTVTVPDFFKILLAHLTGGQKIPGASFIVMENKLPRAVIGTMIGAAFGLAGGLFQTMLRNPLASPDVIGISYGASAAAVTAIVVFGASGAVVSGAALAGALGVAALIYAISRGGSLGSGGGTGGNAAGSRLILAGVGIAAALHAVVSFLMTRADIRTAADALVWLNGSLNSASWDRAGILALALLVLIPAAAALSGPLRILELGDDAAAGLGIRVGFTRLAVVVVAVALAAVATAAAGPVAFVAFLAGPIARRFTAKASLPASAFVGALIVLAADYFAANIAPLLLDGTVLPVGVVTGALGAPFLLWLLVTSNRKDA from the coding sequence ATGCTGAGCCGAACCGTCCTGAGCCGGACTGCCATCCTGGCGTTCGCCGTCGTGGTCCTCTTCGCCGTCAGCGTTCTGCTGGGGAGCTACACCGTGACGGTCCCTGACTTCTTCAAAATCCTGCTCGCCCACCTCACCGGCGGCCAGAAGATTCCCGGCGCAAGCTTCATCGTGATGGAAAACAAGCTTCCCCGCGCGGTCATCGGCACCATGATCGGTGCCGCGTTCGGACTTGCCGGCGGCCTCTTCCAGACCATGCTCCGCAATCCGCTGGCCAGCCCGGACGTCATCGGCATCAGTTACGGGGCCAGCGCGGCCGCCGTCACGGCAATCGTTGTTTTCGGTGCGTCCGGTGCCGTGGTCTCCGGCGCCGCCCTCGCCGGCGCCCTGGGTGTCGCCGCGCTCATCTATGCCATCTCGCGTGGCGGGTCCCTGGGGTCCGGCGGCGGAACCGGCGGCAATGCGGCCGGCAGCCGGCTGATCCTGGCGGGCGTGGGCATCGCCGCCGCGCTCCACGCCGTGGTCAGCTTCCTTATGACCCGGGCGGACATCCGCACGGCGGCCGACGCCCTGGTGTGGCTCAACGGCTCCCTCAATTCAGCCTCCTGGGACCGTGCCGGTATCCTCGCCCTTGCGCTGCTGGTCCTCATCCCTGCCGCAGCCGCACTCTCCGGCCCCTTGCGCATCCTGGAACTCGGCGATGACGCTGCCGCCGGGCTTGGCATCCGGGTCGGCTTTACCCGGCTGGCCGTGGTGGTCGTCGCCGTGGCTCTCGCGGCCGTGGCGACGGCGGCAGCCGGCCCGGTCGCGTTCGTCGCCTTCCTGGCCGGACCCATCGCCCGCCGCTTCACCGCAAAAGCCAGCCTCCCGGCGTCGGCCTTCGTCGGAGCGCTGATCGTGCTGGCCGCGGACTACTTCGCCGCGAACATTGCGCCCCTGCTGCTGGACGGCACCGTCCTGCCGGTCGGCGTGGTCACCGGCGCCCTGGGCGCCCCGTTCCTGCTGTGGCTGCTGGTCACTTCCAACCGAAAGGATGCCTGA
- a CDS encoding ABC transporter ATP-binding protein, with protein sequence MAVLRATDLTLKYAQRTVLEGLQAEIPEGRVTMIVGANACGKSTLLRGLSRLLKPAAGTVTLDGKDIHTRSARDVARTLGLLPQHPAAPDGITVRDLVGRGRYPHQGFFRSWSADDDAAVQRALDATETLELAGRNVDELSGGQRQRVWIAMALAQETDVLLLDEPTTYLDLAHQVEVLDLITDLNRKRGTTVAIVLHDLNLAARYADHVIAMKGGRIVAEGASTDVVTEDLVRDVFGLDSRVLPDPVSGTPLIIPLGRHHTTATELEFVP encoded by the coding sequence ATGGCTGTTCTGCGCGCCACGGACCTCACCCTCAAATACGCCCAGCGCACAGTTCTGGAAGGGCTGCAGGCGGAGATCCCCGAGGGCAGAGTGACCATGATCGTGGGCGCCAACGCCTGCGGCAAGTCCACCCTGCTCCGGGGACTGTCCCGGCTGCTGAAGCCCGCGGCCGGCACCGTGACGCTGGACGGCAAGGACATCCACACCCGCTCCGCCCGGGACGTCGCACGGACCCTGGGCCTCCTGCCCCAGCATCCCGCTGCACCGGACGGGATCACGGTCCGCGACCTCGTGGGGCGCGGGCGGTACCCGCACCAGGGCTTCTTCCGCAGCTGGAGTGCGGACGACGACGCCGCGGTGCAGCGCGCGCTCGACGCCACCGAAACGCTGGAACTCGCCGGACGCAACGTGGATGAGCTGTCCGGCGGCCAGCGCCAGCGCGTCTGGATTGCGATGGCGCTTGCCCAGGAGACCGATGTGCTGCTCCTGGACGAACCCACCACCTACCTTGACCTTGCCCACCAGGTGGAGGTGCTGGACCTGATTACGGACCTGAACCGCAAGCGCGGCACCACCGTGGCCATCGTTCTGCATGACCTGAACCTCGCGGCGCGGTACGCGGACCACGTGATCGCCATGAAGGGCGGCCGTATCGTGGCCGAGGGCGCCTCCACCGACGTGGTCACCGAGGACCTGGTCCGGGACGTCTTCGGCCTGGACTCGCGTGTGCTTCCCGACCCCGTTTCCGGCACGCCGCTGATCATTCCGCTCGGCCGGCACCACACCACTGCAACTGAACTGGAGTTCGTTCCATGA
- a CDS encoding siderophore-interacting protein has translation MKTRDIASTEPMTLAFDVTVTAVQELSPNFRRITFGGYSLRDFGVHGGTLDLRVKLMIPSLAEDGTRLPLPVFQMEQSGWYREWLAMDPATRGSMRTYTVRQERLDAVYPEIDVDFVMHFDSAGNGGPAANWALNAKPGDALTIIGPNNRAAHCVTAEIYSGIEWRPGLAQRVLLAGDETAVPAISAILESLPPYMSGHAFLEVPEAGDFLDLKSAADVEITWLARGASIGRSRPHGELLQQAVRAAVPEPGWVGIKAASGGAGPEPEDVDVDQEILWETPARMETAAIAATKNPGMPAGAMPFYAWIAGEAGVIKEMRRYLVRDVGIDRKQVAFMGYWRQGKAEL, from the coding sequence ATGAAGACTCGTGACATTGCCAGCACCGAACCCATGACCCTGGCGTTCGACGTGACCGTCACCGCCGTGCAGGAACTCAGCCCCAACTTCCGCCGCATCACTTTCGGCGGGTATTCGCTGCGTGACTTCGGCGTCCACGGCGGAACCCTGGACCTTCGCGTGAAGCTGATGATCCCTTCCCTTGCCGAGGACGGCACCCGGCTGCCGCTGCCCGTGTTCCAGATGGAACAGTCCGGCTGGTACCGGGAATGGCTGGCCATGGACCCGGCTACCCGCGGCTCCATGCGCACCTACACCGTCCGGCAGGAACGGCTCGACGCTGTCTACCCCGAGATCGACGTGGACTTCGTGATGCACTTCGACTCGGCGGGCAACGGCGGCCCCGCCGCAAACTGGGCCCTGAACGCCAAACCAGGGGATGCGCTCACCATCATCGGCCCCAACAACCGCGCCGCGCACTGCGTCACAGCGGAGATCTACTCCGGCATCGAATGGCGCCCCGGACTGGCCCAGCGGGTGCTCCTCGCGGGCGACGAAACCGCTGTTCCCGCCATCAGCGCCATCCTGGAAAGCCTCCCGCCCTACATGAGCGGGCACGCCTTCCTTGAAGTCCCCGAAGCCGGCGACTTCCTGGACCTGAAGTCCGCCGCCGACGTCGAAATCACCTGGCTGGCGCGGGGCGCCTCGATCGGCCGCTCACGCCCGCACGGCGAACTCCTGCAGCAAGCAGTCCGCGCCGCCGTTCCCGAACCGGGCTGGGTGGGCATCAAGGCCGCCTCCGGCGGGGCCGGCCCGGAACCGGAGGACGTGGACGTGGACCAGGAGATCCTCTGGGAAACGCCCGCAAGGATGGAAACCGCGGCCATCGCGGCAACGAAGAACCCCGGGATGCCCGCCGGCGCCATGCCGTTCTACGCCTGGATTGCCGGCGAAGCGGGGGTCATCAAGGAGATGCGGCGCTACCTGGTGCGCGACGTCGGGATCGACCGTAAGCAGGTGGCGTTCATGGGTTACTGGCGGCAGGGGAAAGCCGAGCTCTAA